Genomic window (Pseudomonadota bacterium):
AACCACGGCGGAATGACCCAGACGAGGCTCGATACCGTGCCATCGAGAAGTGCGGGGTAGAGATAGTTGCCTCCGTGGTACCCGCCCCATGGCAGGTGCGGATCGGCGCGCAGCCCCCGCAGCGATTCCGGCGTTCTCGCCTGACGCATGGCCTCGATGTGCGCGGGGGTGAGGCCTTCGTCGGAGAGATCGAGATGCGCGTCGAGATGCACGCACGTGATGCCGGCCACGTTGCCCCCACGCCAGGCCGGGTAGGCGTCGCCGTGGTCTTCCATGATGACGCTGCGCTCACCGCTCGTCATGGCGACAGTGGCGCTTCGCCCAGCAGCACAACCGCTCGAAGGGGGCTCCCCACCAGGGTCGGCTTCAGTCGACCGCGAGCACGCGAACCACTGTTGCTCGCGTGAAGCGAACCTCGTCGCCGTCGTGCAGAATGGCTTCTTTGAGACAGATGCTGCGATTCACCATGGAGACGCCGTCTAGAGGGCGCAGCAACAAGCCGCGCTCCGATCGTTCGAGCACGGCGTGGGCCGCCGAGAGGGTTGTGTCCTCCGGGAAGGCGACCTGGTTGGTGGGAGAGGCCCCCACTGTCACGAGTGGCGTTGTGGTGGGATCGATGCGCGAGGCCCCGCCAAGCACGATGCGGGTGCCAGGCGCG
Coding sequences:
- a CDS encoding FHA domain-containing protein gives rise to the protein APGTRIVLGGASRIDPTTTPLVTVGASPTNQVAFPEDTTLSAAHAVLERSERGLLLRPLDGVSMVNRSICLKEAILHDGDEVRFTRATVVRVLAVD